The Orenia marismortui DSM 5156 genome window below encodes:
- a CDS encoding YbjQ family protein: MIKIIITTTDYIAGKETVSTLGLVKGNTIRARHIGSDIGAGLKKLVGGEVKGYTKMINEARDEAMARMRKEATSLDADAIINVRFATSQVMSGAAEVLVYGTAIKLK; encoded by the coding sequence ATGATTAAAATAATTATAACTACTACTGATTATATTGCTGGTAAAGAGACAGTAAGTACTCTAGGATTAGTCAAAGGAAATACAATTAGAGCTCGCCATATTGGAAGTGATATTGGAGCGGGATTAAAAAAACTTGTTGGTGGTGAAGTAAAGGGCTATACCAAGATGATTAATGAAGCTAGAGATGAAGCTATGGCTAGAATGAGAAAAGAAGCAACTAGTTTAGATGCAGATGCTATTATCAATGTTAGGTTTGCAACCTCACAAGTAATGTCTGGAGCAGCAGAAGTCTTAGTTTATGGTACTGCTATTAAACTAAAATAA
- a CDS encoding deoxyribodipyrimidine photo-lyase, with amino-acid sequence MIQKTRIKALNNNKVQVGDYVLYWMQASHRTEYNHALELAIEKANSLDQTLLVYFGITDRFPEANARHYYFMLEGLQEVKDSLYKRGINFIIRYESPEVGVQKLAKKASMIVVDRGYLNIERRWRKVVAENIDCPLIQVESNLIVPIEEASNKEEYAAYTIRKKINKQLDKYLVPLKERELRRSSLDIELPVLDISNLDKVIKKLDVDINVNKVDEFVGGTLEAIKYFEEFIDNKLDKYGELSNDPSLDYSSHLSPYLHFGQISPLYIALEVGEVYSPGRDDFLEQLIIRRELSFNYVYYNQNYDSNLEAILPDWALKTLNNHREDLREDIYTREEFEQGLTHDIYWNAAQMEMVLTGKMQGYMRMYWGKKILEWTTDPEEAFQIALYLNNKYNLDGRDPNAFAGIAWCFGKHDRAWREREIFGKVRYMNANGLKRKFDITIYVKRIADLCKEREVEAKLPITLF; translated from the coding sequence ATGATTCAAAAGACTAGAATAAAAGCTTTAAATAATAATAAAGTTCAAGTTGGAGACTATGTTCTATATTGGATGCAAGCTTCTCACCGAACAGAGTACAATCATGCTCTAGAATTGGCTATTGAAAAAGCCAATTCTCTTGACCAAACTTTATTAGTTTATTTTGGGATTACTGATCGATTTCCTGAAGCAAATGCTCGCCATTATTATTTTATGCTTGAAGGATTACAAGAGGTTAAAGATAGTTTATATAAACGTGGTATTAACTTTATTATTAGATATGAAAGTCCAGAAGTTGGAGTACAAAAATTGGCTAAGAAAGCATCTATGATAGTAGTTGATAGAGGTTATTTAAATATTGAGAGAAGGTGGAGGAAAGTAGTAGCTGAAAATATAGATTGTCCATTAATACAGGTTGAAAGCAATCTAATTGTTCCAATAGAAGAAGCATCAAATAAAGAAGAGTATGCTGCTTATACTATTAGAAAGAAGATAAATAAACAATTAGATAAATATTTAGTACCATTAAAAGAAAGAGAATTAAGAAGGTCTTCTTTAGATATTGAATTACCTGTGTTAGATATTTCTAATTTAGATAAAGTTATTAAGAAGTTAGATGTTGATATCAATGTTAATAAAGTAGATGAATTTGTAGGAGGAACCTTAGAAGCTATTAAATATTTTGAAGAATTTATTGATAATAAGCTTGATAAATATGGGGAGTTAAGTAATGATCCTAGCTTAGACTATTCTTCTCATTTAAGTCCTTATCTTCATTTTGGCCAGATTTCACCTTTGTATATAGCTCTTGAAGTAGGAGAAGTTTATAGTCCAGGAAGGGATGATTTTTTAGAGCAGTTAATAATTAGAAGAGAATTAAGTTTTAATTATGTTTATTATAATCAAAATTATGATTCTAATTTAGAAGCTATTTTACCAGATTGGGCTTTAAAAACATTAAATAATCATCGAGAAGATCTAAGAGAAGATATTTATACGAGAGAAGAGTTTGAACAGGGGTTGACTCATGATATTTATTGGAATGCTGCTCAGATGGAAATGGTTTTAACTGGGAAGATGCAAGGGTATATGAGAATGTACTGGGGCAAGAAGATCTTAGAATGGACTACAGACCCTGAAGAGGCTTTTCAGATAGCTCTATATCTTAATAATAAATATAACCTTGATGGGAGAGATCCAAATGCTTTTGCTGGAATAGCTTGGTGTTTTGGCAAACATGATCGAGCTTGGAGAGAAAGAGAGATATTTGGTAAGGTTAGGTATATGAATGCTAATGGCTTAAAAAGGAAGTTTGATATTACTATTTATGTGAAAAGAATTGCTGATTTATGTAAAGAAAGAGAAGTAGAAGCTAAATTACCGATAACTTTATTTTAG
- a CDS encoding YbgA family protein has product MMELVKPIVVVSKCLEFAKCRYNGVMINDQFIKKLNEYVEFIPVCPEVEIGLGVPRKTIRLVKEEDQIRLWQPDTNRDITKEMNQFSEEFLASLDQVDGFLLKDRSPSCGTKDSKVYSGTDKSSMVIEKSNGLFAQKVEENYPYSIVENEGRLKNFRIREDFLTKLFLLARFRKVKESKSIGRLVQFQAENKLLFFAYKEAEMRKLGRIAANQQHLSWDKVINEYELHLHKLLQEMTTYKANINALMHAFGYFSKELSSQEKKFFLDTLDKYRDNKVPLSVPNNILEAWIIKYDENYLKEQSFFHPYPDKLIEIKDSGKGRDY; this is encoded by the coding sequence ATGATGGAGCTTGTGAAACCGATTGTAGTTGTTAGTAAATGTCTGGAGTTTGCTAAATGTCGTTATAATGGAGTGATGATTAATGATCAATTTATCAAGAAGTTAAATGAATATGTAGAATTTATTCCAGTCTGTCCTGAAGTGGAGATAGGATTAGGTGTTCCAAGAAAGACGATTAGACTAGTTAAAGAAGAGGATCAGATTAGATTGTGGCAACCAGATACTAACAGAGATATAACTAAGGAGATGAATCAATTTAGTGAAGAATTTTTAGCTTCATTAGATCAGGTAGATGGATTTCTTCTAAAGGATCGTTCCCCATCTTGTGGGACTAAAGATTCTAAAGTATATTCTGGAACAGATAAAAGTTCGATGGTAATAGAGAAATCTAATGGGCTGTTTGCCCAGAAGGTAGAGGAGAATTATCCTTATTCAATAGTTGAAAATGAAGGAAGACTGAAGAATTTTAGGATTAGGGAGGATTTTTTAACTAAGTTATTTCTACTAGCTCGCTTCCGAAAAGTTAAAGAGTCTAAATCTATAGGAAGATTAGTTCAATTTCAGGCAGAGAATAAGCTATTGTTTTTTGCTTATAAGGAAGCAGAGATGAGAAAACTTGGTAGAATAGCAGCCAATCAGCAGCATCTTTCCTGGGATAAAGTTATTAATGAGTATGAACTACATCTACATAAATTGTTGCAAGAAATGACTACTTATAAAGCCAATATTAATGCCTTAATGCATGCCTTTGGTTATTTTTCTAAAGAATTATCTAGTCAAGAGAAGAAGTTCTTTCTTGATACTTTAGATAAGTATCGTGATAATAAGGTTCCTTTGAGTGTACCTAATAATATTTTAGAGGCTTGGATTATTAAATATGATGAGAATTATTTAAAGGAGCAGAGCTTTTTTCATCCTTATCCTGACAAGTTAATAGAGATTAAAGATTCAGGAAAAGGAAGAGACTATTAA